One Tamlana carrageenivorans genomic region harbors:
- a CDS encoding metal-dependent hydrolase — translation MASVFGHGMMGYTLSKIIGQKDLKWLLLCAIISAILPDLDVLAFHFGIPYEHALGHRGFSHSILFALFWALILMFALGRKNKLIWFLVIFLATLSHGLLDAMTIGGKGVGFFIPFNNSRYFFSFRPINVSPIGIKRFFTNWGLKVLFSEFIYVFMPCFLILVVRKLSNTSLLKNSIIFR, via the coding sequence ATGGCTTCAGTTTTTGGGCATGGTATGATGGGGTATACCTTATCCAAAATCATAGGTCAAAAAGATTTGAAATGGTTATTGCTGTGTGCAATTATTTCAGCCATTCTGCCAGATTTAGATGTGTTGGCGTTTCATTTTGGAATACCTTATGAACATGCATTAGGCCATCGCGGATTTTCGCATTCTATCTTGTTTGCCTTGTTTTGGGCCTTAATTTTAATGTTCGCTTTAGGTCGAAAAAACAAACTCATTTGGTTTTTGGTTATTTTTCTCGCCACGCTTTCTCATGGTTTGTTAGATGCCATGACCATAGGAGGAAAGGGTGTTGGTTTTTTTATTCCCTTCAATAATTCACGTTATTTTTTTTCATTTAGACCTATAAACGTGTCACCAATTGGAATAAAGCGTTTTTTTACTAATTGGGGATTAAAAGTGCTATTTAGCGAATTTATATATGTATTTATGCCCTGTTTTCTTATATTAGTCGTGCGAAAATTATCAAACACCTCTCTCTTAAAAAATAGTATTATTTTTCGCTAA
- a CDS encoding DUF3857 domain-containing protein, with protein sequence MSIRPQTYAYYDNSTKIKDLEILVFDAFGDQIDKIKEGDFNDVSAVGGGTLYSDSRVKYFEYTPVNYPYTIEYNYEYVNESTAFIRSFMPVSDYLVSVEKSNYTISCSPEMTLRLKEINFQDFNIVKQEHEGGLQYEANHIKAFKSETYGPEFFEIAPQVLFALSEFNLEGVFTKVNSWNDFGKWIYHDLIADTHDLSESQKAEIVKLVQEEPNNLAKAKKIYEYVQSKTRYISVQVGIGGWKPFNASEVDALGYGDCKGLTNYTMALLDAAGIPSYYTVVYAGAAKRNFENDFAAMQGNHAILNIPNEGGDIWLECTSQKLPFGFIGDFTDDRDVLVVTPEGGVIKHTKKYSTEENSQYIKGDYKVLEDGAIEAQAQIVSRGIQYDDKYSLETETTRELDKAYKHRWGYINRLVIENMHIENNKTDISFTEDVRFSAGGYARKVGDRILVTLNVFNRFTEIPDRYRNRKWPVKISRGFKDVDEVEIKLPSGYQVESKPKDLTIKNKFGSYTMTLEALNETTLIYKRELIMNDGVYPKEDYNAFRNFYKEVSKLDNSKIALIKTNL encoded by the coding sequence TTGTCTATTAGGCCTCAAACTTATGCATATTATGATAATAGCACTAAAATTAAAGATCTTGAAATTTTGGTATTTGACGCTTTCGGAGATCAAATCGATAAGATAAAAGAAGGAGACTTTAACGATGTTAGTGCTGTTGGAGGTGGTACACTTTACTCCGATTCCCGTGTGAAGTATTTTGAATATACGCCAGTAAATTACCCTTACACCATTGAGTATAATTACGAATACGTTAATGAAAGTACGGCATTCATCAGATCATTCATGCCTGTGTCAGACTATTTGGTAAGTGTTGAAAAAAGTAATTACACTATAAGTTGTTCTCCAGAAATGACATTGAGACTAAAGGAAATAAATTTTCAAGATTTCAATATCGTAAAACAAGAACATGAAGGAGGGCTTCAATATGAAGCAAACCACATCAAAGCTTTTAAATCGGAAACTTATGGGCCAGAATTCTTTGAAATAGCGCCACAGGTTTTATTTGCCTTATCAGAATTTAATTTAGAAGGGGTTTTTACAAAAGTTAATAGTTGGAATGACTTTGGGAAATGGATTTATCATGACTTAATAGCCGATACGCATGATTTATCTGAGAGTCAAAAGGCTGAGATCGTTAAGCTGGTTCAAGAGGAACCAAACAACCTGGCCAAAGCAAAAAAAATATACGAATATGTCCAAAGCAAAACCCGATATATCAGTGTTCAAGTAGGTATTGGAGGGTGGAAACCTTTCAATGCATCAGAAGTTGATGCATTAGGTTATGGGGACTGTAAAGGTTTAACAAATTACACTATGGCGCTTCTCGATGCCGCAGGGATTCCTTCCTATTATACTGTGGTTTATGCAGGAGCTGCAAAAAGAAATTTCGAAAATGACTTTGCTGCTATGCAGGGTAACCATGCCATTCTTAATATCCCTAATGAAGGAGGTGACATTTGGTTAGAATGTACCAGTCAAAAATTACCTTTTGGTTTTATTGGCGATTTTACAGACGATAGAGATGTACTGGTAGTGACTCCCGAAGGCGGTGTTATTAAACATACAAAAAAATACAGCACCGAAGAAAACTCACAATACATTAAGGGGGATTATAAAGTCTTAGAAGATGGCGCTATTGAAGCACAAGCCCAAATAGTTTCTAGGGGGATTCAATATGATGATAAGTATAGCTTAGAAACTGAAACCACGCGCGAACTGGATAAAGCCTATAAGCATCGCTGGGGCTATATCAATAGGCTAGTTATTGAGAATATGCACATCGAAAACAATAAAACGGATATATCCTTTACTGAAGATGTGCGTTTTAGTGCTGGCGGTTACGCCAGAAAGGTAGGTGATCGCATCCTTGTAACTTTAAATGTATTTAATCGGTTTACTGAGATACCAGACAGGTATAGAAATAGAAAATGGCCCGTAAAAATTAGTAGAGGTTTTAAAGATGTTGATGAGGTGGAAATTAAACTGCCTAGCGGCTATCAAGTAGAGTCTAAACCGAAAGATTTAACCATCAAAAACAAATTTGGAAGTTATACAATGACTCTGGAAGCTTTAAATGAAACCACGCTCATTTATAAACGTGAACTAATAATGAACGATGGCGTTTATCCTAAGGAAGATTATAATGCTTTTAGAAATTTTTATAAAGAAGTATCAAAACTAGATAACTCTAAAATTGCCCTAATTAAAACCAATCTATAA
- a CDS encoding transglutaminase has protein sequence MPNIKKGCIIELRYHIYSPYISNIDEFVFQADIPIKKLEAEFEAPEYFVYKSNAKGYFPIRPTTDKRRGNITSNSITRASGRSSGTSSFETQRVEYMKNVTSFELTDIPALKEEPYVNNINNYRSAVKYELSYVKYPHSPIDYYSTTWEDVVKNIYENSSFGSELNKTGYYEQDIDALIGSISDPVKRAYLIFDFVKSRMKWNEFHGYYTDKGVKKAYKEQIGNVAEINLMLTSMLRHAGLRAYPVLVSTRSHGVPLFPTREGYNYVISCVRFPEGDMLLDATNKFAVPNVLPLKALNWQGRMISEHGGSTLIDLYPKEKSKNNIFMMAQLHEDGNLEGGYRSMKTNHRALSFREGYIGTNLDDYLEKLENKYNGMEISDYQVKNDLDLAKPVTESYKFVKESQADIIGDKIYFSPMFFLRDTENPFKLEKRDYPVDFVYPSVTSYKIFIGIPEGYAVESVPEPGAFVMPDNLGVFKYNISSKGNKLQLAVESHISESVITPAYYQALKAYFSQLVEKQGEQIVLSKI, from the coding sequence ATGCCAAATATTAAAAAGGGCTGTATTATTGAGTTGCGATACCATATTTATTCGCCTTATATTTCAAATATTGATGAGTTCGTTTTTCAAGCCGATATTCCTATTAAAAAATTAGAGGCAGAATTTGAAGCTCCAGAATACTTTGTATATAAAAGTAATGCCAAAGGTTATTTTCCCATTCGCCCGACTACTGATAAACGACGAGGCAATATAACTTCTAATTCAATAACAAGAGCATCTGGGCGTAGTTCAGGAACGTCGTCGTTTGAAACTCAAAGGGTAGAATATATGAAGAACGTAACTTCTTTTGAGCTAACAGATATTCCAGCTTTAAAAGAAGAGCCGTATGTAAATAACATCAATAACTACCGATCGGCAGTAAAATATGAGTTGTCTTATGTGAAGTATCCTCATTCACCTATCGACTATTACTCAACAACATGGGAAGATGTGGTTAAAAATATTTATGAAAATTCGAGTTTTGGTAGTGAATTAAATAAGACAGGCTATTATGAACAAGATATCGATGCATTAATTGGTTCGATTTCCGACCCAGTAAAAAGGGCTTACCTCATTTTTGATTTTGTAAAGTCTCGAATGAAATGGAATGAATTTCATGGATATTACACCGATAAAGGCGTTAAAAAAGCGTATAAGGAACAAATTGGTAACGTTGCAGAAATTAACTTAATGCTAACTTCAATGTTGCGTCATGCCGGTCTTAGAGCTTATCCTGTATTGGTGAGTACTAGAAGTCATGGTGTGCCACTTTTTCCAACAAGAGAAGGTTATAATTACGTAATAAGTTGTGTGCGTTTTCCTGAAGGCGATATGTTGTTAGATGCCACTAATAAATTTGCCGTGCCAAATGTATTGCCGCTAAAAGCATTAAACTGGCAAGGGCGCATGATTTCCGAACATGGCGGATCTACCTTAATCGATTTGTACCCTAAAGAAAAATCTAAAAACAATATTTTTATGATGGCCCAGCTCCATGAAGATGGTAATTTAGAAGGAGGGTATAGAAGTATGAAAACCAATCATAGAGCACTTAGTTTTAGAGAAGGCTATATTGGAACTAATTTGGATGATTATTTGGAGAAACTTGAGAACAAGTATAATGGAATGGAAATTTCCGATTACCAAGTAAAAAACGATTTGGATTTAGCTAAGCCAGTTACCGAGTCTTATAAATTTGTGAAAGAAAGTCAGGCAGATATTATTGGCGATAAAATCTATTTTTCTCCAATGTTCTTTTTACGAGATACCGAAAATCCTTTTAAGCTGGAAAAACGAGACTATCCTGTCGACTTTGTTTATCCATCAGTAACCAGTTATAAAATATTTATTGGAATTCCTGAAGGTTATGCGGTTGAAAGTGTTCCTGAGCCAGGTGCTTTTGTAATGCCAGATAACTTAGGGGTATTTAAATATAATATCTCCTCAAAAGGGAATAAGTTGCAATTAGCAGTAGAGTCTCATATTAGTGAATCTGTTATAACGCCAGCCTATTATCAAGCATTAAAAGCGTATTTTAGCCAGCTCGTTGAGAAACAAGGCGAGCAAATTGTTTTAAGTAAAATATAA
- a CDS encoding nucleotide pyrophosphohydrolase, producing MDIKNAQQAVDEWINEHGVRYFNELTNMAQLTEEVGEVARIIARRYGEQSEKESDKDKDLGEELADVLFVVLCLANQTGVDLQKAFDARMYKKGKRDHDRHHNNEKLK from the coding sequence ATGGATATTAAAAACGCACAACAAGCAGTAGACGAATGGATTAACGAACACGGTGTTCGATATTTTAATGAATTAACCAATATGGCGCAGCTTACCGAAGAAGTTGGTGAAGTGGCCCGTATTATTGCCAGACGTTACGGCGAACAGAGTGAAAAAGAGAGTGATAAAGATAAAGATTTGGGTGAAGAATTAGCCGATGTACTTTTCGTAGTCTTATGTTTGGCCAATCAAACGGGAGTCGATTTACAAAAAGCTTTCGATGCCAGAATGTATAAGAAAGGAAAACGAGATCACGATAGGCATCATAATAACGAAAAATTAAAGTAA
- the aroA gene encoding 3-phosphoshikimate 1-carboxyvinyltransferase: MHFTLQKSIIAKQSSVQITGSKSESNRLLLLQALYPEFQLENVSNSDDSNLMTNALSSSEEIVDIHHAGTAMRFLTAYFSIQEGRETILTGSKRMKERPIKILVEALQSLGAEISYEQNEGFPPIKITGKKLLKNKVSLNANVSSQYISALLLIASKLENGIELTLEGEITSVPYIKMTLALLDEIGVESSFEGNVISVQPNTKALTPKTLTVESDWSSASYYFSIVALSDIGTEVTISSYKENSLQGDSALIDIYKSFGVSVTFNGNALTIKKEGQDDGRLHLDLRNAPDIAQTIAVSCFALGMPCYLTGLHTLKIKETDRLVALKTEIEKLGGEVRITDDSLHLKGASEAKSLVSIATYNDHRMAMAFAPLALKVPIIIEDAMVVSKSYPTFWDDLATLGFEITK, translated from the coding sequence ATGCATTTTACACTTCAAAAATCTATAATAGCAAAACAATCTTCTGTCCAGATTACAGGTTCTAAAAGTGAATCGAACCGATTGTTATTGCTCCAAGCTTTATATCCAGAGTTTCAATTGGAAAATGTTTCAAATTCAGATGATAGTAACTTAATGACTAATGCATTAAGTTCTTCTGAAGAAATAGTAGATATTCATCACGCCGGAACAGCCATGCGTTTTTTAACGGCTTATTTCTCCATTCAAGAAGGTCGTGAAACCATATTAACGGGCTCAAAGCGTATGAAAGAGCGTCCGATTAAAATTCTAGTGGAAGCCCTTCAAAGTTTAGGAGCAGAAATTAGTTATGAGCAAAACGAAGGCTTCCCTCCAATAAAAATTACAGGAAAAAAACTTTTAAAAAATAAAGTATCCTTAAACGCTAATGTAAGCAGCCAGTATATTTCTGCGCTATTATTAATTGCGTCTAAGTTAGAGAATGGTATTGAGTTAACCTTAGAAGGTGAAATAACTTCAGTGCCATATATTAAAATGACTTTAGCTTTATTAGATGAAATTGGGGTAGAATCCTCTTTTGAAGGCAATGTGATTTCAGTGCAACCAAACACAAAAGCTTTAACACCAAAAACCTTAACGGTGGAATCCGATTGGTCCTCTGCATCTTACTATTTCAGTATTGTGGCATTAAGCGACATTGGTACCGAAGTGACCATTTCATCATATAAAGAAAATTCACTACAAGGTGATTCGGCATTAATCGACATTTATAAAAGCTTTGGCGTTTCGGTAACATTTAACGGTAACGCTTTAACCATAAAAAAAGAAGGCCAAGACGATGGGCGTTTGCACTTAGATTTAAGAAACGCACCAGATATCGCCCAAACCATTGCCGTATCCTGCTTTGCTTTAGGGATGCCTTGTTATTTAACAGGTTTGCATACCTTAAAAATTAAAGAAACTGATCGCTTGGTGGCCTTAAAAACCGAAATCGAAAAGTTAGGAGGCGAAGTTAGAATTACTGATGATTCTTTACATTTAAAGGGGGCTTCGGAAGCAAAAAGTTTGGTCTCTATAGCCACGTACAACGACCATAGAATGGCGATGGCTTTTGCGCCTTTAGCTTTAAAAGTACCGATCATTATTGAAGATGCCATGGTGGTTTCAAAGTCATACCCTACGTTTTGGGACGATTTAGCTACACTCGGATTCGAAATAACTAAATAA
- the queA gene encoding tRNA preQ1(34) S-adenosylmethionine ribosyltransferase-isomerase QueA — protein sequence MKLSNFGFNLPDELLAEFPAENRDESRLMVLNRKEQTIEHRMFKDLIDYFNEDDVLILNNTKVFPARLYGNKEKTGARIEVFLLRELNEEQRLWDVLVDPARKIRIGNKLYFGDDDTLVAEVIDNTTSRGRTLRFLYDGSYREFRLKLNELGETPLPKYIKREVQPEDEERYQTIFAKNEGAVAAPTAGLHFSKHLLKRLEIKGVNFAEVTLHVGLGTFNPVEVEDLSKHKMDSEELKIDEKAVSIVNKGIDEKRRVCAVGTTAMRAIESAVSSNGRLNEIEGWTNKFIFPPYDFSIANSMITNFHTPKSTLLMMVSAFAGHDFMKRAYDEAVKEGYKFYSYGDAMLII from the coding sequence ATGAAATTATCAAACTTCGGTTTCAATTTACCTGATGAATTATTAGCAGAATTCCCTGCTGAAAATAGAGATGAGTCTCGCTTAATGGTCTTAAATAGAAAAGAGCAAACCATTGAGCACAGAATGTTTAAGGATTTAATTGATTATTTTAACGAGGATGATGTATTAATATTGAATAACACGAAGGTTTTTCCAGCGAGGTTATATGGTAATAAAGAGAAAACAGGCGCTAGAATTGAAGTTTTCTTATTAAGAGAATTAAACGAAGAACAACGCCTTTGGGATGTTTTAGTAGATCCAGCACGTAAAATTAGAATTGGAAACAAACTATATTTCGGTGACGACGATACGTTAGTAGCCGAGGTTATCGATAATACAACTTCTAGAGGACGTACCCTACGTTTCCTTTACGACGGATCTTATAGAGAATTCCGTTTAAAACTTAATGAACTTGGTGAAACTCCACTTCCAAAATACATTAAAAGAGAAGTACAACCAGAAGATGAGGAGCGTTACCAAACCATTTTCGCTAAAAACGAAGGTGCTGTAGCGGCTCCAACTGCCGGACTTCACTTTTCAAAACACTTATTAAAGCGTCTAGAAATTAAAGGTGTTAATTTTGCAGAAGTGACTTTACACGTTGGTTTAGGAACTTTTAACCCAGTTGAGGTTGAAGATTTATCTAAACATAAAATGGACAGCGAAGAGCTTAAAATTGACGAGAAAGCCGTAAGTATCGTAAATAAAGGTATCGATGAAAAACGTCGTGTTTGTGCCGTTGGTACTACCGCGATGCGTGCTATCGAAAGTGCTGTTTCTTCAAATGGCAGATTAAACGAGATTGAAGGTTGGACTAACAAATTTATTTTCCCTCCTTACGATTTTAGTATCGCTAACAGTATGATTACTAACTTCCATACGCCAAAATCGACATTATTAATGATGGTGTCAGCTTTTGCAGGTCACGATTTTATGAAACGTGCTTACGATGAAGCTGTAAAAGAAGGATATAAATTCTATAGTTACGGTGATGCGATGTTAATCATCTAA
- the rlmN gene encoding 23S rRNA (adenine(2503)-C(2))-methyltransferase RlmN, translated as MATGKKDIRALTKEQLREFFVKEGDKAFRGNQVYEWLWQKSAHTFDDMTNISKETRQMLEDNFVINHIEVDTMQRSNDGTVKNAVRLHDGLIVESVLIPTATRTTACVSSQVGCSLDCKFCATARLKRMRNLNPDEIYDQVVAIDNESRLYHNRPLSNIVFMGMGEPLMNYNNVIKAIDKITSEEGLGMSPKRITVSTSGVPKMIKKMADDAVKFNLAVSLHSAIDEVRTAIMPFNETFPLNDLREALEYWYLKTKRKISYEYVVWRGINDTQKDIDAFVKFCKYVPCKVNIIEYNPIDDGEFQQASNDALENYISTLEKNRIVVNVRRSRGKDIDAACGQLANKS; from the coding sequence ATGGCAACAGGGAAAAAAGACATACGCGCACTAACTAAGGAGCAACTTCGAGAATTCTTCGTAAAAGAAGGCGATAAAGCTTTTCGTGGCAATCAAGTTTACGAGTGGCTTTGGCAAAAATCGGCACATACTTTTGATGATATGACTAATATCTCAAAGGAAACACGACAAATGCTTGAGGATAATTTCGTTATAAATCATATCGAAGTGGACACCATGCAACGCAGTAATGATGGTACGGTTAAAAATGCCGTTCGCCTTCATGATGGCTTAATTGTAGAGTCCGTTTTAATTCCAACCGCAACCCGAACAACAGCTTGTGTTTCCAGTCAAGTGGGCTGCAGTTTAGATTGTAAATTCTGTGCCACCGCACGTTTAAAACGCATGCGAAATCTTAACCCTGATGAAATTTATGATCAGGTTGTGGCCATTGATAACGAAAGTCGTTTGTATCATAACCGTCCCTTAAGTAATATCGTTTTTATGGGTATGGGTGAGCCGCTCATGAATTATAATAACGTGATTAAAGCCATCGATAAAATCACTTCGGAAGAAGGCTTAGGCATGTCGCCAAAACGTATCACGGTTTCTACTTCAGGCGTGCCAAAAATGATTAAAAAAATGGCCGATGATGCCGTGAAGTTTAATTTAGCCGTATCCCTGCATTCTGCCATTGATGAGGTTAGAACCGCCATCATGCCTTTTAATGAAACCTTTCCGCTTAATGATTTGCGCGAAGCTTTAGAATATTGGTACCTCAAAACAAAACGTAAAATAAGTTACGAATATGTTGTTTGGAGGGGGATTAATGACACTCAAAAAGACATCGATGCCTTTGTGAAGTTTTGCAAATATGTGCCTTGTAAAGTAAATATTATAGAGTACAATCCTATAGATGATGGCGAATTTCAGCAGGCTAGTAACGATGCTCTAGAAAATTATATTTCCACCTTAGAGAAAAACAGAATTGTCGTAAATGTACGTCGCAGTCGTGGTAAGGATATCGACGCTGCATGCGGACAATTAGCGAATAAATCTTAA
- a CDS encoding polyprenyl synthetase family protein, with the protein MKIVEQIKQPIAFEMDLFEQKFLLSMSSKVALLNRITTYIVNRKGKQMRPMFVFLVAKMVSIDEVNERTYRGASVIELIHTATLVHDDVVDDSNRRRGFFSVNALWKNKIAVLIGDFLLSKGLLLSIDNNDFDLLKIISIAVREMSEGELLQIEKARKLDITEDIYYEIIRQKTATLIAACCSLGAASVKPESTHVETMRKFGELIGMAFQIKDDLFDYGDTKIGKPTGIDIKEQKMTLPLIYVLNQASKEDKKWLINSIKNHNKDTKRVKEVIAFVKNNGGLDYAVEKMKQFQAEALQILNTYPSSKYKDSLELMVNYVIDRKK; encoded by the coding sequence TTGAAAATAGTAGAGCAAATTAAACAGCCCATAGCCTTTGAAATGGATCTTTTCGAGCAAAAGTTCCTGTTATCAATGTCTAGTAAAGTGGCTTTACTTAACCGCATTACCACTTATATTGTAAATCGAAAAGGGAAGCAAATGCGACCCATGTTCGTATTTCTAGTGGCTAAAATGGTCTCTATCGATGAGGTTAACGAGCGCACCTACCGCGGAGCTTCGGTTATTGAGCTTATACATACCGCAACTTTGGTTCATGATGATGTAGTGGACGATAGTAACCGTCGTCGCGGATTCTTCTCTGTAAATGCCCTTTGGAAAAATAAAATTGCCGTTTTAATTGGCGACTTTTTACTGTCAAAAGGCCTGTTGTTATCCATCGATAACAATGATTTTGATTTACTTAAAATCATTTCTATTGCTGTTCGTGAGATGAGCGAAGGTGAACTGCTTCAAATTGAAAAGGCTAGAAAACTAGATATTACCGAAGACATTTATTACGAAATTATTCGTCAGAAAACCGCAACTTTAATTGCTGCTTGTTGCAGTTTGGGAGCTGCTTCGGTAAAACCAGAATCTACCCATGTAGAAACCATGCGTAAATTTGGAGAGCTTATTGGTATGGCCTTTCAAATTAAAGATGACTTGTTTGATTATGGCGATACTAAAATTGGGAAACCGACAGGTATCGATATTAAGGAGCAAAAAATGACGCTACCCTTGATTTATGTACTAAATCAAGCTTCTAAAGAAGATAAAAAATGGTTGATCAACTCCATTAAAAATCATAATAAAGACACAAAACGTGTTAAAGAAGTGATTGCTTTTGTGAAAAATAACGGTGGTTTAGATTACGCTGTTGAAAAAATGAAACAATTCCAAGCTGAAGCACTTCAGATTTTAAATACCTACCCAAGCTCAAAATATAAAGATTCCTTAGAGCTTATGGTCAATTATGTGATTGATAGGAAGAAGTAA
- a CDS encoding DUF2254 family protein: protein MKTKFVILINRIQEHLWFRPFVFCVLSVAAALFAYQADDTALNDLVPEIKTESIEDLLDILSGSMLVIAIFAVGSMLSAYSAAGRTATPRSFKIIITDDVSQYALSTFIGTFIFSIVATVALGNGYYNKAGKFILFVITLIFFTAVILIFLRWVDRISRLGRLEHTILQVEEVAVKSLSKYIKNPLRNALPISVKFIGGQAILEHKTGYVQKINMETLQELAESLDLKIRLNCLLGKFVNENFRSYIYVQPAALK, encoded by the coding sequence ATGAAAACAAAGTTTGTTATTTTAATTAATAGAATTCAAGAACATTTATGGTTTAGGCCTTTTGTTTTCTGTGTATTATCGGTCGCGGCAGCGCTTTTTGCGTATCAAGCCGATGATACGGCACTTAACGATTTGGTTCCCGAAATTAAAACAGAATCGATTGAAGATCTCTTGGATATATTATCAGGGAGTATGTTGGTAATCGCCATTTTTGCTGTAGGTTCTATGCTGTCGGCATATTCAGCAGCAGGAAGGACGGCAACACCACGTTCGTTTAAAATTATCATTACCGATGATGTGTCCCAATACGCGCTTTCAACATTTATAGGAACCTTTATATTCAGTATTGTAGCCACTGTGGCCTTAGGCAATGGCTATTACAATAAAGCAGGAAAGTTTATCCTGTTTGTGATTACCTTGATATTTTTCACCGCAGTGATTCTCATTTTTTTAAGGTGGGTAGACCGTATTTCAAGATTGGGCAGGTTAGAGCATACTATTTTGCAAGTTGAAGAAGTGGCGGTGAAATCCTTATCCAAGTATATTAAAAATCCGCTACGGAATGCCTTACCTATTTCTGTAAAATTTATAGGTGGACAAGCCATATTGGAACATAAAACGGGCTATGTTCAAAAGATAAACATGGAGACTTTACAGGAGTTGGCAGAATCCTTAGATTTAAAAATTAGATTGAATTGCTTGCTCGGAAAATTTGTAAATGAAAATTTTAGATCGTACATATACGTTCAACCGGCGGCTCTGAAATAG
- a CDS encoding DUF2254 family protein translates to MFDGDPRFGLITLTEIASRALSTWINDPGTAIQIIGCHEKLFYLWNNPENTENDLLYDRLEIAQIEISNFFDDAFKPISRDGTGFMEVILRLQKTFCALEKINHDAIKTASKQHSKYAFTRAQIAMDMEEDLEILEKASLFRK, encoded by the coding sequence CTGTTTGATGGAGATCCACGATTCGGACTCATAACATTAACAGAAATTGCAAGTAGAGCCTTGTCTACTTGGATTAATGATCCGGGAACCGCTATTCAAATTATTGGTTGTCATGAGAAGCTATTTTATTTATGGAACAATCCTGAAAACACAGAAAATGACCTGTTATACGATCGTTTGGAAATTGCTCAAATAGAAATAAGTAACTTTTTTGATGATGCTTTTAAGCCAATTTCTAGAGATGGTACTGGATTTATGGAAGTGATCCTACGCCTACAAAAGACATTTTGTGCTTTAGAAAAGATAAATCATGACGCTATAAAAACGGCCTCAAAGCAACATTCTAAATATGCTTTTACAAGAGCTCAAATCGCCATGGATATGGAAGAAGACCTCGAAATTTTAGAAAAAGCATCTTTGTTTAGAAAATAG
- a CDS encoding transglutaminase family protein — protein sequence MPTFYIKHLTEYNYSDLVYDAASQIMLNPIQDEYQNIPSHTLSITNNPKIETRKDFYGNTVATFMIIEPHNQLSIISEIEAVTFERALPDDQAPLKQQWDTYKQLQYSPSFMDFLNHKPFDGTSVISSFINDEKLLSSSPFKATMSLCDYVYNNFKYIQGITNVESNLNDIWALKAGVCQDFSILLIQLVKMLGIPARYVSGYICPNQAGSRGEGATHAWVEVYIPFYGWLGLDPTNNVIANQYHVRLAVGRNFKDCTPVKGVYTGQAEEDLFVKVEINTTKSMLNPNLYHHNEGEHVKNRNSYRQSLQNIPNQQQQ from the coding sequence ATGCCAACATTTTATATCAAACATCTTACGGAATATAATTATAGCGATTTGGTTTACGATGCCGCAAGTCAAATTATGCTAAACCCTATTCAAGACGAATACCAAAACATTCCTTCGCATACATTAAGCATAACCAATAATCCTAAAATTGAAACGCGTAAAGATTTTTACGGTAATACCGTGGCCACTTTTATGATTATCGAACCTCATAACCAACTCTCTATCATATCGGAAATTGAGGCCGTAACCTTCGAAAGAGCCTTACCAGATGACCAGGCGCCACTAAAGCAACAGTGGGATACTTATAAACAATTACAATACAGTCCATCTTTTATGGATTTTCTAAACCATAAACCTTTCGATGGTACAAGTGTAATTTCAAGTTTTATAAACGACGAAAAACTATTGAGCAGCTCCCCTTTTAAGGCTACTATGAGTCTGTGTGATTACGTTTACAACAACTTTAAGTACATACAAGGCATTACCAATGTGGAATCGAACCTAAATGATATTTGGGCCCTAAAAGCAGGAGTATGTCAAGATTTTTCAATATTATTAATTCAACTGGTGAAAATGCTAGGCATACCTGCGCGTTATGTTAGCGGTTATATTTGTCCGAATCAAGCCGGTTCTCGGGGTGAAGGTGCCACCCATGCCTGGGTAGAAGTCTATATTCCCTTTTACGGTTGGTTAGGTTTAGACCCAACAAATAATGTGATTGCTAATCAATATCATGTACGTTTGGCTGTGGGGAGAAATTTTAAAGATTGTACGCCCGTTAAAGGTGTTTATACCGGTCAAGCCGAAGAAGACCTATTCGTTAAGGTTGAAATTAATACTACCAAGAGTATGCTCAATCCAAACCTTTATCATCATAATGAAGGAGAACACGTAAAGAATCGAAACAGTTACAGACAAAGTCTTCAAAACATCCCAAACCAACAGCAACAATAA